One segment of Meleagris gallopavo isolate NT-WF06-2002-E0010 breed Aviagen turkey brand Nicholas breeding stock chromosome 8, Turkey_5.1, whole genome shotgun sequence DNA contains the following:
- the C8H10orf71 gene encoding cardiac-enriched FHL2-interacting protein, with product MQGNKKHTEGQSDSSSIGSLLDDTDREVSSLTDRAFKSLCVAELEDSYNEPDLAISPDFTRQFSAKFHPGALNHAIKLTASCNKLAARNNENAIWASTFQQLPKCAPEEKKSAKNNTLGTERKKLNLPVPGPRNNKHVSKVSSLIKTFDKTANQGSGDSLIASKQPIKNSFQRCKLNHGNDMACWDNTAILNIHKELSGFSEDSQDSHHVSGKHEPQKRPNKIDMSYWGSDGCYPVLIEMSKVAKSNFSRSSKNAFKNKNLKVNEPAKKGNFLHSENSAFESWNVHHRKLSEKEEFVDPVTEKESLTYREETPVIEGSHASELKLPPVKATVAKNQKKDFQMEPTPPETAFSIPLPAVFVPRGPLPSGTDFPAALPPVPPPRIHVHQNPPQPPPVPQPLPLPAPPHPPTPPIHEAPPIPPLPLPDQLSPPAMSQTSISPQSMSHRMVSPSSLSQAPVPLPRGLPATLTKQEATSLPWRRLRATKGASERRQTSEEFSTSNETCLLSEKASGAKPDQDVTPLIKQANSPGSVSPIFNITKLLTPIIPPKQEIDPMESEMIPLTPPPTESMSERDDEGSVFSDYRSRDSYKSKASSLLFNLKDVRKRVKTIYTPSPLLRVLENRNRARESIQENLQEKNSMKMAEKDELSDITSALSESIHEKDNKTDLAGHFTDDYLTLSSPQTTADFLFHQTVDNLQQDHSTHEDLIKNTRGNEDYPLLGHQCEEPNLRKSLPYPAMKLYSRDDTDTTLGQPLQNSSFQAEEKEREAGKPNENVAFKTLPSQLSPAEDVPYSDIQTNMAVTDHEAQGKRSPSSSEQSFISTVEQPFQEEQLSPELLVEKESLQESQRTKAEMSAESKKSHEERRNAVGEDKLQYYACVSSGTGASERKEGTVTENEQRSMIKEKLRQEKKEEANGMDSASDSIKDSSTPRSEEPQTRPSSSSAKPCLFMIKDNKFRSPQVIRAVKMPLFRSFSLDDTVSSSYKEMEGRFALPVAHSKQPQDMLHAAEQGWLASMRIGQQDVREGATDRGRDASETGSTSATLDPNLLEDTESFLLGKLMEEDEETCTLLNEVGKMNEESICRDKKKPQIRKARHSLTQPNLGLENDQAQNSPSYPTERKVNYFKNHRLFNRRGGSCAKKIITTETISPVAESIPEDHTYLSVSHEEEMLDMEDTQVLLDSLECSAVTSPRSGSTMHSLVVSLPSEKPTISSLGETEGAINPALLNMALKSQADTSAEEILNSTQRHPLLDPAGEAERLGLGERGASKPPAVPPKTEKALRRAKKLASRRKKIEEQQKKHQAEHTDIAGRKVSRSGHTLASPSPLGYSIHPAPHSTFTSPETSIRRLSGASAVSPSPSLTQRKLLQDPDSGQYYVVDLPAEVNVKTFYDPETGKYVQVSVPYSEENAYQPSSSEIRNSPYASYPRALPLPASSVAVLRSPSQLSESTWLMSAKQGEPAELPKDGQQDYRYAGAVDNQPCTEPASHSCSQDTEETHICLGKDMSSTPNTALVSLTNLDNFSAEGVS from the coding sequence ATGCAGGGAAATAAGAAACATACAGAAGGACAGAGCGACTCCTCAAGTATTGGGAGTCTCCTGGATGACACAGACCGAGAGGTGAGCAGCCTCACAGATCGGGCTTTCAAAAGTCTGTGTGTGGCAGAACTTGAAGACTCTTATAATGAACCAGATCTTGCCATTTCACCTGACTTCACTCGCCAGTTCTCTGCTAAATTTCATCCAGGGGCATTAAACCATGCCATCAAATTAACAGCAAGCTGTAACAAGCTAGCAGcaagaaacaatgaaaatgcaATATGGGCTTCAACATTCCAGCAGTTACCAAAGTGTgctccagaagagaaaaagagtgcCAAGAATAACACCCTtggtacagaaaggaaaaagctgaatTTGCCAGTCCCTGGTCCAAGGAACAATAAACATGTTTCAAAAGTTTCTTCACTGATTAAGACGTTCGATAAGACTGCAAATCAAGGGTCAGGAGATTCCCTGATAGCCAGCAAGCAGCCcattaaaaatagctttcaaaGATGTAAATTAAATCATGGAAATGATATGGCATGCTGGGATAACACAGCCATTTTAAACATCCACAAGGAACTGTCTGGATTTTCTGAGGATAGTCAAGATAGCCACCATGTCAGTGGCAAACATGAGCCACAGAAAAGACCTAATAAAATAGATATGAGTTACTGGGGTTCTGATGGTTGTTATCCTGTGTTGATTGAGATGTCAAAAGTAGCCAAGTCAAATTTTTCCCGTTCAtctaaaaatgctttcaaaaacaaaaatttgaaaGTTAATGAGCCAgcaaaaaaaggcaattttcttcacagtgagaaTAGTGCTTTTGAATCATGGAATGTCCATCATAGAAAATTGTCTGAAAAAGAGGAATTTGTTGATCCagtaacagaaaaggaaagtcttACATACCGCGAAGAAACGCCAGTTATTGAAGGATCTCATGCAAGTGAACTTAAATTGCCACCCGTCAAGGCCACTGTTGCTAAGAATCAGAAGAAAGATTTTCAGATGGAGCCAACTCCACCAGAAACTGCTTTTAGTATCCCCCTCCCAGCTGTATTTGTACCTCGGGGTCCCCTCCCTTCTGGAACTGattttcctgctgctcttcctcctgTACCTCCACCTAGGATCCACGTGCACCAGAATCCTCCTCAGCCACCTCCAGTCCCTCAGCCACTTCCACTCCCAGCTCCCCCACATCCCCCAACACCGCCCATCCATGAAGCCCCTCCTATACCACCCCTGCCACTTCCAGATCAACTTTCCCCTCCTGCCATGTCCCAGACCTCCATCTCACCCCAGTCCATGTCCCACAGGATGGTTTCTCCCTCATCTCTGTCCCAGGCACCTGTTCCACTTCCACGAGGGCTCCCAGCCACCTTAACCAAACAGGAAGCCACCAGTCTACcctggaggaggctgagggctACAAAAGGAGCATCAGAGAGGAGACAAACTTCAGAGGAGTTCTCAACCAGCAATGAAACATGTTTATTGTCTGAAAAAGCATCTGGAGCCAAACCTGATCAGGATGTGACTCCTCTGATTAAACAGGCAAACTCTCCTGGATCGGTCAGTCCCATTTTTAACATCACTAAACTCTTAACACCCATTATACCACCAAAACAGGAGATTGATCCCATGGAAAGTGAAATGATCCCGCTCACGCCTCCTCCCACTGAGAGCATGTCAGAGAGAGATGATGAAGGGAGTGTGTTTAGTGATTACAGGTCTCGGGACAGTTACAAATCAAAAGCATCAAGTCTATTGTTCAACTTGAAAGATGTGCGTAAACGTGTTAAGACTATTTACACCCCTTCTCCTCTATTAAGAGTCTTGGAAAATAGAAATAGGGCTAGGGAAAGTATACAGGAGaatttgcaagagaaaaatagCATGAAGATGGCAGAGAAAGATGAATTGAGTGATATAACTTCAGCGTTGTCTGAGAGTATTCATGAAAAGGACAATAAAACTGATTTAGCTGGACACTTCACAGACGATTACCTGACTTTGAGTTCACCCCAGACAACAGCAGACTTTTTATTTCACCAGACTGTAGACAATTTGCAGCAAGATCATTCAACACATGAAGATCTGATTAAAAATACAAGGGGTAATGAGGACTACCCCTTGTTAGGGCATCAGTGTGAAGAGCCcaatttaagaaaaagtttGCCTTATCCGGCAATGAAACTATACAGTAGAGACGATACAGATACAACACTTGGGCAGCCCTTGCAAAATTCCAGTTTCCAAGctgaggaaaaggagagagaggcTGGTAAACCGAATGAAAATGTTGCTTTCAAAACACTCCCAAGCCAACTCTCACCAGCAGAGGATGTACCTTACAGCGACATCCAAACCAACATGGCAGTCACTGACCATGAAGCACAAGGCAAAAGAAGCCCTAGTTCTTCTGAACAGTCTTTCATCTCCACAGTAGAGCAACCATTTCAGGAGGAGCAACTTTCACCAGAACTCCTGGTGGAGAAGGAAAGCCTTCAAGAAAGCCAGAGGACTAAAGCTGAAATGAGTGCAGAAAGTAAGAAAAGTCACGAGGAGAGAAGGAATGCAGTTGGGGAAGACAAACTGCAGTATTATGCTTGTGTCAGCTCTGGTACTGGTGCATCAGAGAGGAAGGAGGGTACAGTTACTGAGAATGAACAGAGGAGcatgataaaagaaaaactaagacaagagaaaaaggaagaagccaaTGGCATGGATTCTGCTTCTGACAGCATAAAAGACTCATCCACTCCAAGGTCTGAGGAGCCACAAACTCGACCATCTTCAAGTTCAGCCAAACCCTGTCTGTTTATGATCAAAGATAACAAATTCAGGTCACCTCAGGTAATAAGAGCTGTCAAGATGCCTCTGTTTAGATCCTTTTCCCTAGATGATACAGTGAGCAGCAGTTATAAAGAAATGGAAGGTAGATTTGCACTCCCAGTTGCACACAGCAAGCAACCCCAGGACATGCTGCATGCCGCGGAGCAAGGCTGGTTGGCATCGATGCGCATAGGGCAACAGGATGTGAGGGAAGGAGCAACCGACAGAGGGAGAGATGCCAGTGAGACTGGATCTACTTCAGCAACACTGGACCCCAATCTTCTGGAAGATACAGAGAGCTTTTTGTTAGGGAAGCTGatggaagaagatgaagagacTTGTACTTTGTTAAATGAAGTTGGGAAAATGAATGAGGAAAGTATCTGCAGAGATAAAAAGAAGCCCCAGATTAGAAAGGCAAGACACAGCTTAACACAGCCAAATTTAGGTCTAGAAAATGACCAAGCACAAAACAGCCCCAGCTATCCAACAGAAAGAAAGGTAAATTACTTTAAGAACCATCGTTTGTTTAATCGCAGAGGTGGTTCttgtgcaaaaaaaataataactacaGAGACAATTTCCCCTGTGGCTGAATCCATACCAGAGGACCATACATATCTTTCTGTATCCCATGAAGAGGAGATGCTAGACATGGAAGATACACAAGTTTTGTTAGACAGCCTTGAATGCTCTGCTGTTACAAGCCCCAGATCAGGAAGCACAATGCACTCTCTTGTTGTCAGTTTACCATCAGAGAAACCAACAATTTCTAGCCTTGGAGAGACAGAAGGTGCTATAAACCCTGCCTTACTGAACATGGCATTGAAGAGTCAAGCTGATacatctgcagaagaaatactCAATTCAACACAGAGGCATCCTCTACTTGATCCTGCAGGGGAAGCTGAGAGACTGGGACTCGGGGAGAGAGGAGCGAGCAAGCCTCCTGCTGTGCcaccaaaaacagaaaaggctcTGCGGCGGGCCAAAAAGCTGGcaagcaggaggaagaaaatagaagagcagcagaaaaagcatCAGGCAGAGCATACAGACATTGCAGGGAGAAAAGTTTCTCGTTCTGGGCACACACTAGCATCTCCCTCACCACTGGGGTATTCTATCCATCCTGCTCCTCATTCAACTTTTACTTCTCCAGAAACCAGTATAAGAAGACTTAGTGGTGCATCTGCAGTAAGCCCTTCACCTTCTTTGACCCAGCGTAAACTTCTCCAAGACCCTGATTCTGGCCAATACTATGTAGTTGATTTACCAGCTGAAGTTAATGTAAAGACTTTTTATGACCCAGAAACTGGCAAGTATGTTCAAGTCTCAGTCCCTTACTCCGAAGAAAATGCATACCAGCCCTCATCTTCAGAAATCAGGAATTCTCCTTATGCCTCCTACCCTAGAGCACTGCCTTTACCAGCTTCATCTGTGGCAGTGCTGAGATCACCTTCTCAGCTCTCTGAATCTACCTGGTTAATGTCAGCCAAACAAGGAGAACCGGCAGAACTACCAAAAGATGGTCAACAGGACTACAGATACGCTGGAGCTGTGGATAACCAGCCCTGTACTGAACCAGCCTCTCACTCCTGCAGCCAAGATACGGAAGAAACTCACATTTGCTTAGGAAAGGACATGAGCTCAACCCCAAATACAGCCCTGGTGTCTCTCACTAATTTAGataatttttctgctgaaggagTATCTTGA